In Calditrichota bacterium, a genomic segment contains:
- a CDS encoding ATP-binding protein — translation MTLSNAYIRAFKSIFDLTIPYDPRITVLIGPNESGKTNILKSLVAFNFDAPFDNTMTCQYSEYYYQKKCPEIVLEFSNLTKENRMKLIQHSEAFKSAENFSVKKDGPEITDYTVYIDDSEIPIPDIKKFLRILPKIVYFDNIPLIKNRVDYYSLVDGRPGFTTERNLLKVGGIQNMEVIFEDSTRGRRASEEASRVITEQIRRVWSQEPTIEIKLNVNGKLLYIDISDSTTVFDTPESRSLGFRWYLSFYINFLAQTYEARANEYMFLIDEPGIHLHPSGQKDLVKVLENFAMKNQLIYTTHSPFMINREYPQRVRLVQKSREGTRVDSEAYRQNWKPLRKSIGLMIGDLFFFSEGGMIVEVPKEKVPLKERFRLWR, via the coding sequence CTCTATCAAATGCTTACATCCGCGCTTTTAAATCGATCTTTGACCTGACAATTCCTTACGACCCCAGAATTACCGTTCTCATCGGGCCCAATGAAAGCGGAAAAACAAACATCCTCAAATCGCTGGTGGCGTTTAATTTCGACGCGCCGTTCGACAACACGATGACCTGCCAATATTCTGAATATTATTATCAAAAAAAATGCCCGGAAATTGTGCTGGAATTTTCTAATTTAACAAAAGAAAATCGCATGAAGCTGATCCAACACTCAGAAGCGTTCAAATCGGCGGAAAACTTTTCTGTTAAAAAAGACGGGCCTGAGATCACAGACTACACCGTTTACATTGACGATTCAGAGATTCCCATCCCCGATATTAAAAAATTTCTGCGCATTTTACCAAAAATTGTCTATTTCGACAATATCCCGCTGATAAAAAATCGCGTGGACTATTACAGCCTGGTTGATGGCCGACCGGGATTTACCACAGAACGCAATCTGCTCAAGGTCGGCGGCATCCAGAACATGGAAGTCATTTTCGAGGATTCCACTCGCGGCAGACGCGCCTCGGAAGAAGCCAGCCGGGTGATCACCGAGCAAATCAGGCGAGTGTGGTCACAGGAGCCGACCATCGAGATCAAGCTCAATGTCAACGGAAAATTGTTGTACATCGACATTTCTGACAGCACCACGGTTTTTGACACGCCGGAATCTCGCAGTCTCGGTTTTCGCTGGTATCTTTCGTTCTACATTAATTTTCTGGCGCAGACCTACGAAGCCCGGGCAAATGAATATATGTTTCTCATCGACGAGCCCGGCATTCATCTCCATCCGTCCGGGCAAAAAGATCTGGTCAAGGTGTTGGAAAATTTCGCCATGAAAAACCAGCTCATTTACACTACCCATTCGCCCTTCATGATTAACAGGGAATACCCGCAGCGGGTGCGATTAGTGCAAAAATCCCGCGAAGGCACCCGCGTGGATAGCGAAGCCTACCGCCAAAACTGGAAACCTTTGCGCAAATCCATTGGTCTGATGATCGGAGATTTATTTTTCTTCAGCGAGGGCGGCATGATCGTGGAAGTTCCCAAAGAGAAAGTGCCCCTGAAAGAACGCTTTCGTCTGTGGAGATAA
- a CDS encoding sigma-54-dependent Fis family transcriptional regulator, with amino-acid sequence MEEKARNNDQLEQQEPIVGSSPEVRRLKRAVKKLAKIESNVLIVGETGTGKEFISRHIFNLNRRYNKAFVRIDCSALGKTIDQKDLYGQDSEGDQAVMRSIGLLEKANKGILYLDNVGDMNSEYQEEFLRVLRDKMIRRVGSQESVFVDVRVIAATDRDLLPEIDSGKFRRELYFLLNTITLVIPPLRERKQDIPDLFSYFLEKYCEQEEKELPAVNSEIFESILEYNWKGNIRELENTVQNLVMLSPEGELSPEFLPFRIKKHPYEFLEPRNLKRVISDIEVYLIKKALNKFGGNQVKASRLLGIPEATLRFKMKKYRIPRE; translated from the coding sequence ATGGAAGAAAAAGCGAGAAATAACGACCAGCTTGAACAGCAAGAGCCAATTGTTGGTTCGAGCCCTGAAGTGCGTCGTCTCAAACGCGCTGTTAAAAAATTAGCTAAAATCGAATCCAATGTATTAATTGTTGGCGAGACCGGGACCGGCAAAGAGTTCATTTCCCGGCACATTTTTAATCTGAATCGTCGTTACAACAAAGCATTCGTGAGAATCGATTGCTCTGCATTGGGCAAAACTATTGACCAGAAAGACTTGTACGGACAGGATTCCGAAGGCGATCAGGCAGTGATGCGCAGCATCGGTTTGCTGGAAAAAGCGAATAAAGGAATTCTCTATCTGGACAATGTCGGCGATATGAACAGCGAATATCAGGAAGAATTTTTGCGTGTTTTGCGTGATAAAATGATTCGTCGCGTGGGCAGTCAGGAAAGCGTTTTTGTCGATGTGCGCGTGATTGCCGCCACGGATCGCGATCTGTTGCCGGAAATTGATTCCGGGAAATTTCGCCGTGAATTGTATTTCTTGCTGAACACTATCACGCTGGTCATTCCGCCGCTGCGCGAGAGAAAACAGGATATTCCTGACTTGTTTTCTTATTTTCTTGAAAAATATTGTGAGCAGGAAGAAAAAGAATTGCCGGCGGTCAACTCTGAAATTTTTGAATCAATTTTAGAGTACAATTGGAAAGGCAATATCCGCGAGTTAGAAAACACAGTGCAAAATCTGGTGATGCTTTCCCCTGAAGGCGAACTGTCGCCGGAGTTTCTGCCGTTTCGCATCAAAAAACATCCTTACGAATTCCTGGAGCCGCGCAATCTCAAACGGGTTATTTCCGATATTGAGGTTTACCTGATCAAAAAAGCGCTGAACAAATTCGGCGGCAATCAGGTAAAAGCGTCTCGGTTATTGGGAATTCCCGAAGCGACGTTGCGATTCAAAATGAAAAAATATCGTATTCCGCGTGAATAG
- a CDS encoding NADH dehydrogenase FAD-containing subunit: MMVQKLEKELSELKEQLASLKKGNQNKAALIIFSGDLDKQIAAFNIATGAAASGMEVVMFFTFWGISALRHAKKKASGKDLISRVFGWMLPKGMGKIKLSQKHFAGVGTHMIKRLMEKKRVPSLYEMLKISESLGVRIYVCQMSMGLMGFQREEMIDYDHLKYCGVATFIAEAKDSQIQLFIS, translated from the coding sequence ATGATGGTACAGAAATTGGAAAAAGAGCTCAGCGAATTGAAGGAACAATTGGCGAGTTTGAAAAAGGGCAATCAAAACAAGGCGGCGCTGATCATCTTTTCCGGCGATCTGGACAAGCAAATCGCAGCGTTCAATATTGCCACTGGCGCTGCGGCGTCGGGTATGGAAGTGGTGATGTTTTTCACTTTCTGGGGAATTTCGGCGCTGCGCCATGCGAAGAAGAAAGCGTCGGGGAAAGATTTGATTTCTCGCGTGTTCGGCTGGATGCTTCCCAAAGGAATGGGGAAAATAAAATTGTCGCAAAAACATTTTGCCGGCGTCGGCACGCACATGATAAAGAGATTAATGGAAAAAAAGCGCGTTCCGTCTCTATATGAAATGTTGAAAATCTCCGAAAGTCTGGGCGTGCGCATTTACGTCTGCCAGATGTCCATGGGATTGATGGGGTTTCAGCGCGAAGAGATGATTGATTACGATCATTTGAAATATTGCGGCGTTGCAACATTTATTGCAGAAGCAAAAGACAGCCAAATTCAATTATTCATTTCCTAA
- a CDS encoding MarR family transcriptional regulator: MTKQTGKPISLLLGEIASELFANCNEKESRYVSRYGISLGEAKCLRKMNGFDSLTVNQLAHELNLTSSRITRITDSLVAKGYVLRETDSHDRRVYNLTLTEKGKKLAGDLIDGYKKIHSEILRNVPQEYHAIMIEALKVLNLAVVEWLEKH; encoded by the coding sequence ATGACAAAACAAACGGGTAAGCCCATCTCTTTGCTTTTGGGAGAAATAGCGAGCGAGCTTTTTGCAAATTGTAATGAGAAAGAGAGTCGCTACGTGTCTCGCTACGGCATCTCTCTCGGGGAAGCCAAATGTTTGCGGAAGATGAATGGATTTGATAGTCTGACAGTAAATCAACTGGCTCATGAATTGAATCTAACCAGCAGCCGTATTACGCGCATTACTGATAGCCTGGTCGCCAAAGGCTACGTACTCAGAGAAACTGATTCGCACGACCGGCGCGTTTACAATTTGACGTTGACTGAGAAAGGAAAGAAATTGGCCGGCGATCTGATTGACGGCTACAAAAAAATCCATAGCGAAATTTTGAGAAATGTTCCGCAAGAGTATCACGCAATAATGATCGAAGCGCTGAAGGTATTAAATCTGGCCGTTGTGGAATGGCTTGAGAAACATTGA
- a CDS encoding alpha/beta fold hydrolase codes for MKRLFLTLLFLSFAIHAYADSNLHIARLGDFVLESGDTLKDLRVGYRTFGQLNQEKSNAILNPTWFGGTSEHLSHFIGPNNLIDSTGYFIICVDALGNGVSSSPSNSELQPGDQFPVFTIRDMVNSQYLLLTKVLGIENLYGIIGGSMGSMQVLQWIVSYPDFIDKAVAYVCTPKPSTFDLLIFHTYLQIIESGKKSRQPENEILKTLRMTQALIARTPEHRVQHISREEFADFLASFDAPKKLYFTVDNWEYQTRAMISHDITRSFGGSMEKAAATIKAKVFIIVAKQDHYINPTPALKLAQMINAETLILKSNCGHLAVGCQLELCRAQIADFFENKNH; via the coding sequence ATGAAACGCTTGTTTTTGACTTTGTTGTTTTTGTCATTTGCAATTCACGCCTACGCCGATTCAAATCTGCACATTGCACGACTGGGCGATTTCGTGCTCGAAAGCGGCGACACGCTAAAAGATTTGCGCGTCGGCTACCGCACTTTCGGCCAATTAAATCAGGAAAAATCAAACGCTATTTTGAATCCGACCTGGTTTGGCGGCACCAGCGAGCATCTTTCCCATTTCATCGGGCCAAACAACCTGATTGACAGCACTGGCTATTTCATCATCTGCGTCGATGCCCTGGGAAACGGCGTCTCTAGTTCGCCTTCCAATAGCGAGCTTCAGCCCGGAGATCAATTCCCTGTTTTCACAATTCGCGACATGGTGAATTCCCAATATTTGCTGCTCACAAAAGTTCTGGGCATCGAGAATCTGTACGGCATTATCGGCGGCTCTATGGGCAGCATGCAAGTGTTACAATGGATCGTTTCCTATCCTGATTTCATCGACAAAGCCGTGGCGTATGTTTGCACGCCAAAGCCGTCCACTTTTGACTTGTTGATTTTTCACACCTATTTGCAAATCATCGAATCCGGGAAAAAATCGCGACAGCCTGAAAATGAAATTTTGAAAACTCTGCGCATGACTCAGGCGCTGATTGCACGCACACCGGAACATCGAGTGCAGCATATTTCCCGCGAAGAATTTGCGGATTTTCTCGCCAGTTTCGACGCCCCAAAAAAGCTCTATTTCACTGTGGACAACTGGGAATATCAAACGCGCGCCATGATTTCTCACGACATCACGCGTTCATTCGGCGGCTCCATGGAAAAAGCCGCAGCAACGATCAAAGCAAAAGTTTTCATTATCGTTGCCAAACAGGATCATTACATCAACCCAACGCCGGCGCTGAAATTGGCGCAAATGATTAATGCCGAAACTTTAATACTGAAGAGTAACTGCGGCCATCTGGCCGTCGGATGTCAGCTCGAACTTTGCCGTGCGCAAATAGCTGATTTTTTTGAAAATAAAAACCATTGA
- a CDS encoding D-alanine aminotransferase Dat codes for MLAYFNGEFIEEEKISVSPYERGFLFADGVYEVVRYYDDHFFQTEAHLKRMENGLKELRIEPPHLTEFPEIIEFLIKKNNLPGENALAYIQITRGAFNPRRHFFPPKDTPPTVLIMTSKFKSHTEEIENGVKVFRQPDLRWLRCDIKSIALLPNVLARQNAIDNGAAEAIFVRDGYITEGTHTNVCGIKENVLYTQPLSNLILSGITRQVVLKEICPRINLPVRERPIPESDLENLDELLLVGTTVEITPIVQVDNFIIGNSKPGHWTRKIQENFFEMTASKNDE; via the coding sequence ATGTTAGCTTACTTCAACGGTGAATTTATTGAAGAAGAAAAAATATCTGTCTCCCCTTACGAACGCGGATTTTTATTTGCCGATGGTGTTTACGAAGTCGTGCGCTATTACGACGATCATTTTTTTCAGACAGAGGCGCATTTGAAAAGAATGGAAAATGGTTTGAAAGAATTGCGAATCGAGCCGCCTCATTTGACAGAATTCCCTGAAATTATTGAATTTTTAATAAAAAAAAATAATTTACCGGGCGAAAATGCGCTGGCCTACATTCAAATCACCCGCGGCGCCTTTAATCCGCGACGGCATTTCTTTCCGCCAAAAGATACGCCTCCCACAGTGCTAATCATGACTTCGAAATTCAAATCTCACACCGAAGAAATCGAGAACGGTGTGAAAGTTTTCCGTCAGCCCGATCTGCGCTGGCTGCGCTGCGACATCAAATCTATCGCCCTGCTGCCGAATGTTCTGGCGCGGCAAAACGCCATCGATAACGGCGCCGCCGAGGCAATTTTTGTCAGAGACGGTTATATCACCGAAGGCACACACACTAACGTTTGCGGCATCAAAGAGAACGTGCTTTACACACAACCGCTTTCCAATTTGATTTTGTCGGGCATCACCAGACAGGTTGTTCTGAAGGAAATTTGCCCGAGAATCAATCTTCCCGTCAGGGAAAGGCCCATCCCAGAAAGCGATTTGGAAAACCTCGACGAGCTGCTGTTAGTCGGAACAACTGTTGAAATCACGCCCATCGTGCAGGTGGACAATTTTATTATCGGGAACAGCAAGCCGGGGCATTGGACAAGAAAAATTCAGGAAAACTTTTTTGAAATGACCGCTTCCAAAAATGACGAATAA